A stretch of the uncultured Desulfobacter sp. genome encodes the following:
- a CDS encoding diguanylate cyclase, with translation MKNRYTILAIDDTKSNIEILLTHLGTHYNVIPALTGKKALDIAEKKQIDLILLDIVMPELDGYEVCTLLKENELTRAIPVIFITAQTGEDAIEKAYDSGGIDYITKPFRPRELLARIKRELTLQQLIKDLEASKEELRILATTDPMTKLYNRRSFTNICANLLAQSKRESQDMSVLMIDIDKFKAINDAHGHAVGDTVIINMAERLRNMSRKGDIVCRYGGEEFVLLLPNTRVGGACTLGEKIRRQIEESIVKTESGVQLHFTVSIGAAEVDVQAENNLEPALKRADIALYQAKEGGRNKLVSF, from the coding sequence ATGAAAAATCGATATACGATTCTAGCCATAGATGACACAAAAAGCAATATTGAGATTCTGTTGACGCATTTAGGCACTCACTACAACGTCATTCCAGCCCTCACGGGTAAAAAAGCGCTGGACATTGCCGAAAAAAAACAAATTGATCTGATTCTTCTGGATATCGTAATGCCGGAATTAGATGGTTATGAGGTCTGTACCCTTTTAAAAGAAAACGAACTCACCAGGGCGATCCCGGTAATTTTCATCACAGCCCAGACCGGGGAGGATGCCATTGAAAAAGCGTATGACTCAGGCGGAATCGACTATATAACCAAACCCTTTCGTCCCAGAGAACTATTGGCGCGGATAAAGCGGGAACTGACCTTACAGCAGTTGATAAAAGACCTGGAAGCCTCAAAAGAAGAATTGCGGATTCTGGCAACCACAGACCCGATGACTAAACTGTACAATCGAAGATCATTTACCAATATCTGTGCAAACCTGCTTGCCCAAAGCAAACGAGAGTCCCAGGACATGTCAGTGCTGATGATCGACATTGACAAGTTTAAAGCCATCAATGACGCCCATGGCCACGCTGTAGGAGATACGGTAATCATCAACATGGCCGAAAGGCTGCGGAATATGTCGAGAAAAGGAGATATTGTCTGCCGCTATGGTGGAGAAGAATTTGTTTTACTTCTCCCGAATACACGCGTTGGCGGCGCCTGCACCCTTGGTGAAAAAATCAGACGGCAAATCGAAGAATCGATTGTGAAAACCGAATCGGGCGTACAACTTCACTTTACCGTCAGCATCGGCGCTGCTGAGGTTGATGTGCAGGCTGAAAACAATCT